The Primulina eburnea isolate SZY01 chromosome 13, ASM2296580v1, whole genome shotgun sequence genome includes a region encoding these proteins:
- the LOC140810174 gene encoding methyl-CpG-binding domain-containing protein 6-like isoform X1: MAEPETPSPVPQPQSPVSVSGEPLDESVQDDPLLGSGSFIDPGRNDSTVESLAPERNESNGDPDFASDSVIDAKPISMLAPGEDWSEAVPKAPKVRDAEEMAKRPSWLPDDWNIELRVRSSGATAGTIDRYYVAPSGKRKLRSKNEVLRFLASGGEPKRKSNSDGDAGQPSESPGSEKKPKSSSKRKKARAVA, encoded by the exons ATGGCCGAACCCGAAACTCCTAGCCCAGTTCCTCAACCTCAATCACCGGTATCAGTATCCGGCGAGCCTCTTGATGAATCGGTTCAGGATGACCCATTGTTAGGTTCCGGATCCTTCATTGACCCGGGCCGGAATGACTCCACCGTGGAATCTCTGGCACCCGAGCGTAATGAAAGTAACGGGGATCCGGATTTTGCGTCGGATTCGGTCATTGACGCGAAGCCAATTTCTATGCTGGCCCCAGGAGAAGACTGGAGCGAGGCGGTACCCAAGGCGCCGAAGGTCAGGGACGCGGAGGAGATGGCTAAGCGGCCGAGCTGGTTGCCGGACGATTGGAATATAGAACTAAGAGTCCGGTCCTCTGGAGCCACCGCGGGTACCATCGACCGA TATTATGTTGCTCCATCTGGAAAACGCAAGCTGCGTTCAAAGAATGAGGTGCTCCGCTTTCTTGCATCAGGAGGTGAACCAAAGCGAAAGTCGAACTCTGACGGAGATGCTGGG CAGCCTTCAGAGAGCCCTGGGAGCGAGAAAAAGCCCAAGTCCAGTTCGAAACGCAAGAAGGCTCGGGCAGTAGCATAG
- the LOC140810174 gene encoding methyl-CpG-binding domain-containing protein 5-like isoform X2: MAEPETPSPVPQPQSPVSVSGEPLDESVQDDPLLGSGSFIDPGRNDSTVESLAPERNESNGDPDFASDSVIDAKPISMLAPGEDWSEAVPKAPKVRDAEEMAKRPSWLPDDWNIELRVRSSGATAGTIDRYYVAPSGKRKLRSKNEVLRFLASGGEPKRKSNSDGDAGPSESPGSEKKPKSSSKRKKARAVA, translated from the exons ATGGCCGAACCCGAAACTCCTAGCCCAGTTCCTCAACCTCAATCACCGGTATCAGTATCCGGCGAGCCTCTTGATGAATCGGTTCAGGATGACCCATTGTTAGGTTCCGGATCCTTCATTGACCCGGGCCGGAATGACTCCACCGTGGAATCTCTGGCACCCGAGCGTAATGAAAGTAACGGGGATCCGGATTTTGCGTCGGATTCGGTCATTGACGCGAAGCCAATTTCTATGCTGGCCCCAGGAGAAGACTGGAGCGAGGCGGTACCCAAGGCGCCGAAGGTCAGGGACGCGGAGGAGATGGCTAAGCGGCCGAGCTGGTTGCCGGACGATTGGAATATAGAACTAAGAGTCCGGTCCTCTGGAGCCACCGCGGGTACCATCGACCGA TATTATGTTGCTCCATCTGGAAAACGCAAGCTGCGTTCAAAGAATGAGGTGCTCCGCTTTCTTGCATCAGGAGGTGAACCAAAGCGAAAGTCGAACTCTGACGGAGATGCTGGG CCTTCAGAGAGCCCTGGGAGCGAGAAAAAGCCCAAGTCCAGTTCGAAACGCAAGAAGGCTCGGGCAGTAGCATAG